The stretch of DNA GCATTCGCGGCCAGAGCGTTTCGCGCGCGGCGACGAGGAGCACGACCGCCGCTGCGGATCCGAGCATTCCGACGACGAGCCCTTCGCAGATGAAGGGCATGCGAATGTACATGTTGGTTGCGCCGACCAGCTGCATGATGCCGATCTCGCGCCGGCGCGCGTAGACGGCGATGCGCGTGGTGTTCGAGATGATGATCCCCGCGACGACGAGGAAGAGGGCGATCAGCGCCATGCCGACTCGCCGGAGAACCTCGCCCAGGCGCAGGAGACGTTGCACGACTTGTTGTCCGTAGACGACGTTGCCGACCCCGGTGAGGCGGCGAAGGTCCGCTGCGACGGCGGGGACGAGCGCCGGGTCGTGCACGCGGACGCGGAACTTGTCGGGAAGCGGGTTCTCCGTGAGCAACGAGGTATCGATCACGCCGCGCGTCCGGTCTCGAAGCTCCTTCAGACCTTCGCTCTTCGGGATGAACGCGACCGACGCGATGCGCGGATCCGCGCGAAACGATGCGCGCAGCGCGGCGATCTCGTGCGGCGTCGCGTTCGGGTCCACGTAGACGGAAATCTCGATCTGCTGCAGCATGCCGTTGCCGAGATCGGCGAGCGTCGTGCGAATGAAGAGAAACGCGCCGAGCAACATCAACGTCACCGCGACCGTGCCGATCGCGGTGAGCTGCATGAGTGAGTTGCGGGAGAAGCTCCGCGCAACCTCACCCAGAAAGAACTTGACCCTGCCCCAGTCCAAGATAATAGTAACCCCGTTCCTTGTCGGTGGCGATCTTGCCGTTCTCCAGACGCACGACGCGCCGCCGCATGCGATCGACGACGGCTTGGTTATGCGTTGCCACGACGACGGTCGTTCCTTTGAGATTGATGCGCAACAGAAGGTCCACGATCTCGGTCGTATTCGCGGGATCGAGATTGCCGGTCGGCTCGTCGCAGAGCAGGATCTTCGGGTTGTTCACCAGTGCGCGCGCGATTGCCGTGCGCTGCTGCTCTCCGCCCGAGAGCTCGTCTGGATACATACGGCTGCGATGCGAGAGCCCCACGAGGTCGAGCGCGCGAGGTACCTGGCGCATGATCTCTTTCGTCGGTGCCCCCGTGACTTGCATGGCGAACGCGACATTCTCCCAGACCGTCTTGTCCGGCAAGAGCTTGAAGTCTTGAAAGACGACGCCCAGATGACGGCGCAGCGCGGGCACGCGCCGGGCGGGGAGCCGGTCGACGCGAATGCCGTCGACGGTGATTTCACCCGTCGTCGGCGGCGCTTCGCGATAGAGCAACCGGAGCAAGCTCGACTTTCCCGTGCCCGAGTGGCCGACCAGAAAGACGAACTCACCCTTCGCGATCTCTAGACTCACCTGGTCCAGAGCGCGAACGCCGTTGGGATAGAGTAGCGAGACGCCACGCAGAGAGATCATCGTGGAAGGGAGGGTTTTGCGCAGGGCCCGGACCTATACCTTCGGGCCATGGACTTCGACCTAACGCCGGATCAGCTCGCAATTCAACGTCTCGCGCGAGAGTTCGCGCAAAACGAGGTCCGTCCGCGGGCCGAGGAGATGGACCGCGAGGAGCGCTTCCCCTACGATTTGGTGGCGAAAATGGGTGCGCTGGGATTCTTCGGTCTTCCGTTTCCCGAGGAATTCGGCGGGGTCGGCGCCGACACGATGAGTTATGCGCTCGCCGTCATGGAGATCGCGCGAGCGGATGCGTCGACTGCGATTACTCTGGCCGCCGCGGTCTCGCTCGGCGCGATGCCCTTTCACCTTTTCGGAACGAAGGCGCAGAAAGAGCGCTACCTCGTTCCGCTGGCACAAGGCAAGCAGCTTTGGGGATTCGGATTGACCGAGCCCGAGGCGGGAAGCGACGCGGCGAACTGCAAGACGCGCGCCGTGCTCGAGAACGGCGCGTGGAGAATCAACGGGACCAAGGCGTTCATCACCAACTCCGGCACCGACGTTACGGGCGGCACGACGATCACGGCCGTCACCGGAGTTCGCGACGACGGCAAGTCCGAGATATCGAACATCGTCGTGCCGCAGGAGACCCCCGGCTTCACGCGGAGCCGCAAGTATCGCAAGATGGGCTGGCGCGCTTCTGACACGCGCGAGCTGTCGTTCGCCGACGCTGCCGTACCCGAAGATCATCTCCTGGGCCGGCGCGGTGAAGGCTTTCGTCAGTTTCTCACGATCCTCGACGGCGGCCGCATCTCGGTCGCCGCGCTCTCCGTGGGTCTCGCGATGGGCGCGTACGACGAGGCCATGAACTATGCGAAAGAGCGACACGCATTCGGCCAAGCGATTGCCTCCTTTCAAGCGATCCAGTTCAAGCTCGTCGACATGATCGTGCAGATCGAGCATGCCAAGCTCATGATGCTCAAGGCAGCGTGGGAGAAAGATCACGGACGCGATTACGTTTACAGCGCGAGCCTCGCCAAGCTCTATGCCGGCGAGGTGTCGCATCGCGTCGTCAACGATGCCGTTCAGATTCACGGCGGCTACGGCTTCATCGATGAATATCCCGTGTCGCGCATGTATCGCGATCAAAAGATCAACGAGATCGGCGAGGGAACGAACGAAGTCCAGCGGATGATTCTCGCGAAGCTCATCGGAGTCTGACGGGGCTCCGGCCGCGGCTGCTCGAAGTTATCGCTTGCGCTGCAGGCGCAGGAGGGTTCCATGTTCGCACGACTCATCGTAGCCACGACGCTTGCGGCGGTGGCAGCGACCGCGGCCGCTTCGGCCTCTCTCGGCCTGGGAACCAAGGCTCCCGATTTCACGGCGCAGGCCTCCCTGGGCGGCACCGTCTATACGTTCAATCTCGCCGACGCGCTCAAGAAGGGTCCGGTCGTCCTCTACTTCTATCCGGCGGCCTTCACGCCCGGATGTACGATCGAGGCGCACGACTTCGCCGCGGCAATCGATCAATACAAGGCGCTCGGCGCGACGGTCATAGGCGTCTCGCACGACACGATCGCCACCCTCAATCGTTTTTCAGTAAGCGAGTGCCGCAGCAAGTTTCCCGTCGCGGCCGATCCGCAGCTAACCGTGGCGAAGGCTTACGACGCCGTTCTTCCGCAAAATACGGCCTATGCGAACCGCACCTCGTACGTGATCGTGCCTGATGGAACGATCATCTACACGTATACGAACCTGGATCCGTCGCAGCACGTCGCGAACACGCTCGCCGCGCTGCGAGGCTGGGAGCGGGCGCACCCCTCGCCGCATTGAGGCAACACCCACGCGCGCAGGTGCCCTGACCTGGCCCGTCGCGATATGATGTACGGACATACATGTATATCTTCGAAAGTGCGTACGGCCATGCTCGTTGCTAAATGGGGGAATAGCCTCGATCTCGTAGAGCGACCGGCTCTCCCTCTGCGACGCTTTCATCGTTGCGGCAGCGGAATCGATTGCGCTCGTAGTCAATACGGTGCGTTTAGGCGGTAGTGGTCCCTTTTGAATCCGCTGTGAGGTAGGATTCGGTGCGGGCTTGTGCTACGCTTGGGGTATGCCTAAGCGGTCTCGCAAGCCCCCATCCGATCCGAACCTAGCGGCTCGGTCCATACTCGATCAAGTCACAGGCGAATCGGAGAAGGTTCAGCCGCTGGAGAAGAACGCGGCGGCAGTCGAGCTAGGACGCAGAGGCGGCCTACGCGGCGGACCAGCGCGAGCGAAGAAACTAACCGCCGTGCAGCGTAAAGCGAGCGCCAAGAAAGCGGCGATCGCCCGGTGGGGGAAAAAGCGCTAAGCTCCCAGGGCGTCCTTAATAGGTAATGCAATGGAATCCAAGATGGCGGACTTCGTACAGTGTGTTGTCCATGCACCGCACATAGCTTGCCAAAGGACCTCCGTGCCCACAACCAAGGAATCGGCAGCGCTCCGTACCCATTCGTGATGATCCGCTATCGTGATGCTCTTGTTTAGCGCGTCGATGGTTTCCGACGCGCTTCTACCGATCTTATCATGTACTCCTATCCAAGCGATTTGCTTTAGGGCTCCGAACACGACACGCTCCGGCGCGTCCTCACCGGGTAGTAGGTTACAACCAACCGATTTGTCCTGATCCCCGTCGAGAAACACAACTGTGGGTCTGCCAAATCGTTTTCCCGAAACCATTTGACCGAGGGCATGCCCAACCGAAGCGCTCCCATAGGGG from Candidatus Dormiibacterota bacterium encodes:
- a CDS encoding peroxiredoxin, with product MFARLIVATTLAAVAATAAASASLGLGTKAPDFTAQASLGGTVYTFNLADALKKGPVVLYFYPAAFTPGCTIEAHDFAAAIDQYKALGATVIGVSHDTIATLNRFSVSECRSKFPVAADPQLTVAKAYDAVLPQNTAYANRTSYVIVPDGTIIYTYTNLDPSQHVANTLAALRGWERAHPSPH
- the ftsX gene encoding permease-like cell division protein FtsX produces the protein MDWGRVKFFLGEVARSFSRNSLMQLTAIGTVAVTLMLLGAFLFIRTTLADLGNGMLQQIEISVYVDPNATPHEIAALRASFRADPRIASVAFIPKSEGLKELRDRTRGVIDTSLLTENPLPDKFRVRVHDPALVPAVAADLRRLTGVGNVVYGQQVVQRLLRLGEVLRRVGMALIALFLVVAGIIISNTTRIAVYARRREIGIMQLVGATNMYIRMPFICEGLVVGMLGSAAAVVLLVAARETLWPRMLEALPFVQFNVASVDVPSLILQLFLVGGIIGASAAWFAVGRHLQT
- the ftsE gene encoding cell division ATP-binding protein FtsE; the protein is MISLRGVSLLYPNGVRALDQVSLEIAKGEFVFLVGHSGTGKSSLLRLLYREAPPTTGEITVDGIRVDRLPARRVPALRRHLGVVFQDFKLLPDKTVWENVAFAMQVTGAPTKEIMRQVPRALDLVGLSHRSRMYPDELSGGEQQRTAIARALVNNPKILLCDEPTGNLDPANTTEIVDLLLRINLKGTTVVVATHNQAVVDRMRRRVVRLENGKIATDKERGYYYLGLGQGQVLSG
- a CDS encoding acyl-CoA dehydrogenase family protein, whose protein sequence is MDFDLTPDQLAIQRLAREFAQNEVRPRAEEMDREERFPYDLVAKMGALGFFGLPFPEEFGGVGADTMSYALAVMEIARADASTAITLAAAVSLGAMPFHLFGTKAQKERYLVPLAQGKQLWGFGLTEPEAGSDAANCKTRAVLENGAWRINGTKAFITNSGTDVTGGTTITAVTGVRDDGKSEISNIVVPQETPGFTRSRKYRKMGWRASDTRELSFADAAVPEDHLLGRRGEGFRQFLTILDGGRISVAALSVGLAMGAYDEAMNYAKERHAFGQAIASFQAIQFKLVDMIVQIEHAKLMMLKAAWEKDHGRDYVYSASLAKLYAGEVSHRVVNDAVQIHGGYGFIDEYPVSRMYRDQKINEIGEGTNEVQRMILAKLIGV